Proteins from a genomic interval of Blastocatellia bacterium:
- a CDS encoding FAD-dependent oxidoreductase: MNKINRRNFLRGTLAATAFLTAARSNTFAASFNAERHFAPVRVARDRIIREVVGLRPYRAEGFVVDAERLGAKLLIHNYGHGGAGITLSWGTASLALDLARDFLGVQSSRAQRSRRATTHRHFAVLGCGVNGLSTARLLQRRFQDGPGTVTIYAKDLPPETTSNIAGGFWSPTSVYDPQAASTKFIEQFRLACRISNRAFQLLVGPEYGVRWIDTFELYRNEASLSRELTGGNDLYPQQEIHRDPEHYFGFPYVRQYSTMLIEPPVYLSALLRDFYIAGGKLVVKEFRNREEIMRLPEPVIFNCTGLGARALFGDQELGPVRGQLEVLLPQPEIDYCYLGSGYMFPRRDGIVLGGTFDDDDWSLAPRPDQATQILEAHAKIMKGLKA, encoded by the coding sequence ATGAACAAAATCAATCGGCGTAACTTTCTTCGCGGTACCCTGGCAGCCACCGCCTTTCTAACGGCGGCACGGTCAAACACCTTCGCTGCCAGCTTCAATGCTGAACGCCATTTTGCGCCGGTCAGGGTGGCGCGTGATCGAATCATTCGTGAGGTCGTCGGCCTCCGACCGTATCGTGCCGAAGGCTTTGTCGTTGACGCAGAGCGCCTCGGCGCCAAACTCCTGATTCATAATTATGGGCACGGAGGCGCCGGCATCACCCTGTCTTGGGGAACGGCGTCACTGGCTCTGGATCTAGCGCGAGACTTTCTGGGAGTGCAAAGCTCTCGCGCCCAACGCAGTCGCCGAGCGACGACACATCGACACTTTGCCGTTCTCGGATGTGGCGTTAATGGCTTATCAACCGCGCGTCTCCTGCAACGTCGTTTTCAGGATGGTCCGGGGACGGTGACCATTTATGCCAAAGACCTGCCGCCCGAGACGACTTCCAACATCGCCGGAGGATTCTGGTCGCCCACATCGGTCTACGATCCCCAAGCCGCGTCAACGAAGTTTATCGAACAGTTTCGCCTTGCATGCCGAATTTCCAACCGAGCCTTTCAGCTGCTCGTCGGCCCAGAGTACGGCGTGCGCTGGATAGATACTTTCGAACTCTACCGCAACGAAGCGTCACTCTCTCGGGAATTGACTGGTGGCAATGATCTCTACCCGCAGCAGGAGATTCATCGAGACCCGGAGCATTACTTCGGCTTTCCGTATGTCCGCCAGTACAGCACGATGCTCATCGAGCCTCCGGTCTATCTCAGCGCCCTCTTGCGTGATTTCTACATCGCCGGTGGCAAGTTGGTGGTTAAGGAATTTCGCAATCGCGAAGAGATTATGCGTCTGCCTGAGCCGGTCATCTTCAACTGTACCGGACTCGGTGCGCGTGCGCTGTTTGGCGATCAGGAACTCGGCCCGGTGCGTGGCCAATTGGAAGTGTTGTTGCCACAGCCTGAGATTGATTACTGCTATCTGGGCAGCGGTTACATGTTCCCGCGCCGAGACGGAATCGTTCTGGGCGGCACCTTTGATGACGACGACTGGTCGCTGGCACCGAGGCCGGACCAGGCCACGCAAATCCTCGAAGCCCATGCAAAGATCATGAAGGGGCTCAAGGCATGA
- a CDS encoding amidohydrolase family protein gives MKITTLLLLLFSLAVNSLAQAPTSERQPFTRVDAPVVVLAHVRLIDGTGAAPRDDQTVVISSGKIQSVGPAAGAKLPPGAVTLDLSGYTVLPGLVGMHDHMFFPMGGSPPIYSDMASSFPRLYLALGVTTIRTAGSVAPFTDLEIKRLIDTGRIIGPKMHITAPYLEGRGAFTPVMHELTGPEDARRMVNFWADEGATSFKAYMNITRAELRAAVEEAHKRGLKVTGHLCSVGFREAAEIGIDNLEHGLLVDSEFVSDKQPDLCPQGSAVAASLRQLDLNGLAAQETIRTLVAKNVAITSTLPVFEAGGAPLAQSGIGAASALLNPRVLSVMSADARVRYLTARARVAAEANYVALLRKAMEFERAFVRAGGLLVAGLDPTGNGGIVAGFGDLREVELLVEAGFTPVEAIKIASFNGARLLGEEARIGSVAVGKQADLMVVKGNPAANIGDIEKVEIVFKDGVGYDSEKLIQSVQGLVGIR, from the coding sequence ATGAAAATCACAACCCTCCTCCTCCTGCTTTTCAGTCTCGCTGTCAACTCCCTTGCGCAGGCGCCCACATCCGAACGCCAGCCGTTCACCCGTGTGGACGCGCCGGTGGTGGTGCTGGCCCATGTGCGTTTGATTGATGGCACAGGGGCCGCGCCGCGCGACGACCAGACGGTCGTGATTAGCAGCGGCAAGATACAGTCGGTCGGGCCAGCCGCCGGGGCGAAACTCCCGCCAGGCGCTGTCACCCTCGACCTCAGCGGCTACACGGTCCTGCCCGGCCTGGTCGGGATGCACGACCACATGTTCTTCCCGATGGGCGGGTCGCCGCCCATCTACTCCGACATGGCGAGCAGCTTCCCGCGCCTCTACCTGGCGCTCGGCGTCACCACCATCCGCACAGCAGGCAGCGTCGCGCCCTTCACCGACCTTGAGATCAAGCGGCTCATTGACACGGGGCGCATCATCGGGCCGAAGATGCACATCACGGCCCCTTATCTCGAAGGGCGCGGTGCATTCACGCCCGTCATGCACGAGCTGACGGGTCCCGAAGACGCGCGGCGGATGGTGAACTTCTGGGCCGATGAGGGCGCCACCTCGTTCAAGGCTTACATGAACATCACGCGGGCCGAGCTGCGCGCCGCCGTCGAGGAGGCGCACAAGCGCGGCCTGAAGGTCACGGGCCATCTCTGCTCGGTCGGCTTCCGCGAGGCGGCGGAGATCGGCATTGACAACCTCGAACACGGCCTGCTGGTGGACTCCGAATTCGTCTCCGACAAGCAGCCCGACCTGTGCCCGCAGGGGAGTGCCGTTGCCGCCAGCCTGCGGCAGCTCGATTTGAACGGCCTCGCCGCGCAGGAGACGATCCGCACGCTGGTGGCGAAGAACGTGGCAATCACCTCGACGCTCCCGGTCTTCGAGGCGGGCGGCGCGCCGCTCGCGCAGAGCGGCATCGGGGCCGCGAGCGCGCTGCTGAACCCGCGCGTCCTGAGCGTGATGTCTGCTGACGCGCGCGTGCGCTACCTGACGGCGCGGGCCCGCGTCGCCGCAGAGGCCAACTATGTGGCGCTGCTGCGCAAGGCGATGGAGTTCGAGCGCGCCTTCGTACGGGCCGGCGGGCTGCTGGTGGCCGGGCTCGACCCGACAGGCAACGGAGGCATCGTGGCAGGCTTCGGCGACCTGCGCGAGGTCGAGCTGCTGGTCGAAGCCGGCTTCACGCCCGTCGAGGCGATCAAGATCGCCAGCTTCAACGGAGCCAGACTGCTCGGCGAGGAGGCGCGCATCGGCTCGGTGGCGGTCGGGAAACAGGCCGACCTGATGGTCGTCAAAGGGAACCCCGCCGCGAACATCGGCGACATCGAGAAGGTCGAGATTGTCTTCAAGGATGGGGTCGGCTACGACTCAGAGAAGCTGATTCAATCGGTGCAAGGGCTGGTGGGCATTCGGTGA